Proteins found in one Oncorhynchus mykiss isolate Arlee chromosome 17, USDA_OmykA_1.1, whole genome shotgun sequence genomic segment:
- the LOC110493913 gene encoding P2Y purinoceptor 1 codes for MKMSEDHDAHVLNITTCAEINLSFTHRFLPAVFVLVFVVGTFANFCGLKTVFTRWKKIGSINIFILNLGIADLLYLFTLPFLVVYYALNSKWIFGQTFCKITRFCFNLNLYGSIGFLTCISIYRYLGIVHPMNVMGRINTRHSVAISFLVWILVFIQILPDMFFDKTAPNSSDACYDSTADHLIKDYLPYSIGWTVTGFVIPLLVILACYGHIVVVLATKANVNTLLKQRCLKLVIILTVLFSICFIPYHVLRNLNLKIRILKMEGTCKASFDDIYVAHQISRGLACLNSAINPLIYLIGNDDFLMRFHNVSKRARMSLVHWTGAVIYRKADPPTEEFQRENFDQLVI; via the coding sequence ATGAAAATGTCAGAGGACCACGACGCGCACGTTCTCAACATTACCACATGTGCAGAAATTAACCTGTCTTTTACGCACAGATTTTTACCAGCTGTGTTCGTGCTGGTGTTTGTCGTCGGAACATTTGCAAACTTCTGTGGGTTAAAAACTGTTTTTACACGCTGGAAGAAAATTGGAAGTATTAACATATTTATTCTCAACCTTGGAATAGCGGACTTGCTATACCTATTTACATTACCATTTTTGGTTGTCTATTACGCGTTAAACAGTAAATGGATATTTGGACAAACATTCTGCAAGATCACCAGATTCTGTTTCAATTTGAATCTCTACGGCAGTATCGGGTTCCTGACATGCATCAGTATTTATCGATACCTTGGTATTGTGCACCCAATGAACGTGATGGGAAGAATCAACACTCGCCACTCGGTGGCAATAAGTTTTCTTGTCTGGATTTTGGTTTTTATTCAGATACTTCCCGATATGTTCTTTGACAAGACAGCACCAAATTCCTCAGATGCGTGCTATGACTCGACAGCCGACCACCTTATCAAGGATTACCTGCCGTATAGCATTGGCTGGACTGTTACCGGATTCGTTATACCATTGCTCGTCATTCTTGCTTGCTATGGACATATAGTAGTGGTCCTTGCCACCAAAGCCAACGTCAATACTTTATTGAAACAGAGGTGTCTAAAACTAGTCATCATCTTGACTGTGTTATTCTCAATTTGCTTTATCCCTTACCATGTTTTGAGAAATCTCAATTTGAAGATAAGGATTTTGAAAATGGAAGGCACCTGCAAAGCAAGCTTCGATGACATCTATGTTGCTCATCAAATCAGCCGCGGCCTGGCTTGCCTGAATAGCGCAATCAATCCGTTGATTTACTTGATTGGAAATGATGATTTCCTCATGCGCTTTCATAATGTCAGCAAACGAGCCAGGATGTCTCTTGTTCATTGGACTGGTGCTGTAATTTACCGCAAGGCAGATCCACCAACAGAAGAATTTCAACGAGAAAACTTTGACCAGCTAGTTATTTAA